From a region of the Pseudanabaena sp. ABRG5-3 genome:
- a CDS encoding TerC family protein yields MFEQFLDTNALSFRVEYIPILGVLILLEAILSADNAIALAAIVRSLPDPQQEKWALRYGLIGAFILRVILIFTATWVIKYWQFELAGSLYLLWLAGKFFLEKSQEGHDAKHPVRMADKLWQVVALVSLTDLAFSLDSVTAAVAVAEETWLVLIGGVAGIISLRFLAGLFIKWLEEFTHLESAGYLIVLLVGLRLFIKVFSDSLVPPEWLMLSLIGAVFLWGFSKREPINET; encoded by the coding sequence GGGTGTACTTATCCTGCTAGAGGCTATTCTGTCTGCTGATAATGCGATCGCTCTTGCCGCGATCGTGCGAAGTTTACCAGATCCACAGCAAGAGAAATGGGCGCTCCGCTATGGTCTAATTGGCGCATTTATTTTGCGGGTTATCTTGATTTTCACTGCAACATGGGTAATTAAATATTGGCAATTTGAATTAGCAGGTTCACTATATTTACTCTGGTTAGCTGGCAAGTTCTTTTTAGAAAAATCGCAAGAAGGACATGACGCTAAGCATCCTGTGCGGATGGCAGATAAATTATGGCAAGTTGTAGCATTGGTATCACTAACGGATTTAGCATTTTCTCTCGATAGTGTGACTGCGGCAGTTGCCGTCGCGGAGGAAACTTGGCTAGTACTGATTGGTGGTGTAGCGGGGATTATCTCATTACGCTTTTTAGCAGGGCTTTTTATCAAGTGGCTAGAAGAGTTTACTCACCTTGAATCGGCGGGGTATTTGATTGTGTTGCTAGTAGGATTGCGCCTATTTATTAAAGTGTTTTCCGATAGCTTAGTTCCACCTGAATGGTTGATGCTGTCGTTAATTGGAGCAGTTTTTCTTTGGGGATTCTCGAAGCGTGAACCCATCAACGAAACTTAA
- the gcvH gene encoding glycine cleavage system protein GcvH — protein MFEYPEDLKYTNSHEYIRLENNIATVGITAFAIDQLGDIVFLDLPEAGTKVEKGQTFGTIESVKAVEDIYSPVTGTVVEANTTLIDKPENIATDPYGASWLLKVSIEDESELNDTLSASAYSEKVEGK, from the coding sequence ATGTTTGAATATCCTGAAGACCTAAAATATACCAACTCCCACGAATATATTCGCCTAGAGAATAATATCGCCACCGTGGGGATTACAGCTTTTGCGATCGATCAGCTAGGTGATATTGTCTTTCTTGATCTTCCTGAAGCAGGGACAAAGGTGGAGAAAGGACAAACCTTCGGCACAATTGAATCGGTGAAAGCTGTAGAAGATATCTATTCACCTGTGACAGGGACTGTTGTTGAAGCCAATACTACTCTAATTGATAAACCTGAAAATATTGCTACCGATCCCTATGGTGCGTCATGGCTACTCAAGGTAAGCATTGAAGACGAAAGCGAACTTAACGATACTCTTTCTGCCAGTGCATATTCTGAAAAAGTAGAAGGGAAGTAA